Part of the Candidatus Neomarinimicrobiota bacterium genome, TTCATCAGCTCTACCGGGATTTCACCGGTTTTCTGGCGAAAAACCGCGTTGCCACCAGGGAGCAATTATTCCTCAAGGCACTGGAGTCAATCCAAACCACGAATGACTTTTCACCCCCCAATTACACCTTCGTCATCGACGGATTTTACGACTTTAATCCGATTCAGCGTCAGTTTATTGAGACTATACTCGACCAATCCGACAATGCGCTCATAACGCTGTTACGGGGTGATGAGCCTGTCTTCGGATTTGTTGAAAAAACAGAAGACTGGTTACGCCGAACCCTCAAAGGCAAAGAAGTCTCCGTGAACTCACTAGAAAATAATTCCAAAACATTTCAGGGATTTGAATCGCTTTTCCACCGGGAGACGGAGAATGCTCCCGTTCATCTGGATTTTATGGAGGCGGACAGCCCGTACCTGGAAATCCAGGATACCGTACGAAGTATAAAAAAGGACATTCTCACAGGGGAATATGACCCTGAGGATATCTGTGTCCTTTTTAGGAGCGGGGACGACTATGTCACGGGGATTGCTGAAGGATGTCGGCGTGAGGGAATCCCGATAAGTGGGAATCGCGATAAACCACTGGATACCAACCCGGCAATTAGAGCACTAATGCAATGGTATGAGGTGTTGTTTACCAATTTTGAGCGGGAACAGACGATCCAGTGGCTGCAATCTCCATACATTTGTCCCCGGGGATTTGAAGGAAGAGATACGATCGGCCGGTTGGATTCTGCTTCGGTCGCCGCTCAGGTTGTGGAAGCTCCATCGGAGTGGATTCAACGATTGACAAATGCACGGAAGCGTGCACAGAATGAAGACTCCTGGAAGGGGACAACGATTTCCGGTACGGATATCGATTATCTGAAAGAATTATTCGACGGACTCCCCCGAGAGAAGACGACAAGCCTCGATGAACATCTTGTGGATCTCCGGCAGGTAATTAGGATCGTCCACTTCCGGAAAGCGATTTCAGACTTGTCAAATAGCCGCGATCAATTGGCGGGACGGGATATCCGGGCATTTCAGGTTTTTGAAAGACTCCTGGAATCCGTTGGATCCATTGGCGCTGAATTTGATATTTCCGATATGAATTCCCGGAAATTTGTGCGGATATTACGGGAGTTATTGCGTGATTCAGAATATGCGGATGAAATTAGTGAGGAAGCCGGAATAACAGTTACGAATGTCGAACAGGCCCGGGGGCAATTCTGGAAAAAGGTATATCTGGTTGGATTATTAGACGACAAATTTCCGGTTCGGCACCGTGCGCACCCGTTGGTAAAACTCAGGGACAGGCAGTCAATCAACGATGTATTGCAGGGCGGACGGGAAGTCATTGAGCACCGTGCGGATCTCCGGGAGGAACAACTCCTGTTATACCTTGCGCTCACCAGGGCAACGGAGTCGGTACAGGTCTCAACTGTGGTCGGTTCCGAGGAGATGCTGCCATCGCCATTCTATGAAGAATTGCACCGGATTTACGGAACTGTAGATTCTGAAAACGCTGTACCCGTGCGAAGAAGTACCGCAATTGGTCTGGAATCACCCCAGCCGGAAAATTCCTGGCTCAATGTGGATCTTCTGCAGCATCTGAAGTACTTCGACGATTTCCCGGGCGACCAGATATTGGACTTCGGTCAATTTCGTCACTGTCTGGATGTCACCAGGCTCCGCGATGGCAATCGCTTTACCGAATACGATGGGCAGGTTTCTGATACAACCCTGCAGGAGGAAATCAACAGTACTTTATTTGGTGGCAATGTAAGCGCCAGCAGATTTGAGACTTTTTATGAGAGCCCTTTTCAATATTTTGCCCGGTATCAACTGGGACTGAAGGAGCCGGAGGAGGTCGTCGAAGAGTTGCCGCCGGATGTCCGGGGATTGGTTCTGCATAGAATTATGGAGCAGTTTTACCGGACGTTGCCCTCGGCGTTCAACGGGAAGGTCACCGCCGGAAGCCTGGAAGCCGGTCTAGATCATCTCGAAGCGGTGATGGCCCGGGTATTTGAGGAAACGGAATCTAAAGGATTGCCGTTGCCGGAGATGCTCTGGAAACGTGAAAAATCGCTCATAGCTCAGTACAGTCGCAATGCGGTGGAATACTTTGCGACAAATTATCCCTGGGGAACCGGCGGACTCCGCCCGGATCAGTTTGAGTTTGGATTTGGCTCTGATAAGCCGGAAAGCCATCCCCCTTTTCATCTGAAATTGAATGACAGGGAACTCCGGTTTAGCGGACGGGCGGATCGACTCGATTTGGAGCCGGAATCCGGTGTGTTTACGGTTGTGGATTACAAGACATCCCGGGGAAAACGGGTAAAGGACTTCTGGAATGGCAGGGCTCTCCAGTTACAGCTCTATGCCATGGCAGCTCAGGACCTGTTGGAGAATTACACTGAACCGCAGCGGCTCT contains:
- a CDS encoding PD-(D/E)XK nuclease family protein, whose protein sequence is MIELITGPAASGKTEFAVNRTAERLATGEQVAVLLPTQALVNDFRNRLLSKDGFRGSLRLHFYTFYTLVKACIKGSDIRYGEIDDASLHLILESYLEAHAGQYPELLHPGITTGLLHAILDYFGDLADGGITTDTAGDILHKTRSFSNRKRLREIHQLYRDFTGFLAKNRVATREQLFLKALESIQTTNDFSPPNYTFVIDGFYDFNPIQRQFIETILDQSDNALITLLRGDEPVFGFVEKTEDWLRRTLKGKEVSVNSLENNSKTFQGFESLFHRETENAPVHLDFMEADSPYLEIQDTVRSIKKDILTGEYDPEDICVLFRSGDDYVTGIAEGCRREGIPISGNRDKPLDTNPAIRALMQWYEVLFTNFEREQTIQWLQSPYICPRGFEGRDTIGRLDSASVAAQVVEAPSEWIQRLTNARKRAQNEDSWKGTTISGTDIDYLKELFDGLPREKTTSLDEHLVDLRQVIRIVHFRKAISDLSNSRDQLAGRDIRAFQVFERLLESVGSIGAEFDISDMNSRKFVRILRELLRDSEYADEISEEAGITVTNVEQARGQFWKKVYLVGLLDDKFPVRHRAHPLVKLRDRQSINDVLQGGREVIEHRADLREEQLLLYLALTRATESVQVSTVVGSEEMLPSPFYEELHRIYGTVDSENAVPVRRSTAIGLESPQPENSWLNVDLLQHLKYFDDFPGDQILDFGQFRHCLDVTRLRDGNRFTEYDGQVSDTTLQEEINSTLFGGNVSASRFETFYESPFQYFARYQLGLKEPEEVVEELPPDVRGLVLHRIMEQFYRTLPSAFNGKVTAGSLEAGLDHLEAVMARVFEETESKGLPLPEMLWKREKSLIAQYSRNAVEYFATNYPWGTGGLRPDQFEFGFGSDKPESHPPFHLKLNDRELRFSGRADRLDLEPESGVFTVVDYKTSRGKRVKDFWNGRALQLQLYAMAAQDLLENYTEPQRLSYYSFRSGEEDSKIDLTRTEPEQLFRVTKERIGEAVERMEAGDFHPVAGECSRYCPVKQICRCEENRIRRKMAH